The genomic interval TAGAAAATTAGCAGTGTCCAGTTGATATTGAATTGTCCTTGAAAATGGAGGAAGTTAATAGGGAGGATGCATCAAAGTTCTAGGACTGACATTGAAGTCTAGGTCCTGAAATGAGTAAATGATTTGCCAAAGTAGACCTGGGTCCATCGTTGAACCTCTAAAAGAACTACTGTGAATTAATAAACTAAACAGCCCCATCTTTAACTTGATACATTATTGGAAAACTTTATAGGAAGAGCGATGTCATTTTCTAAAAGAAACAAGGGagctttcaaataaattttggaAGGAAAAGTGTGGAAAGGGATccaggataaaaaaaaaatcagataaattttttttttattctctgaCTATTAGGCTACTACATATGGACCCATCTGATGAGGGTCATTTTATTCCAAATCTGATATAGTTTTAACCATTGACCTGCAAGCCGAAAATGCTTGGTTTGACTTGCATTGGGGATGCTGCCATGAAGTCTAATAGGAAAATACCATGACCGGTTGACTTTCAATTCCCAAATCATGTCTAATATCACCATATCTGTTACAGGATATTGCTCCTTTGAAAGCttttcaaacagatacatgGCCATGCAAATGCTGTAAATCATCCTTATCTCATTATTTCGAATATTTATCGAAAATTTAGAATGTTATTGTGACTAGAATGCTTCATACTATTTTACCAAAAATCTTGTTTGGCCTTTTATGTACAATGAAACTTGCATACTGAGAATATTGAGATTATGAAGCACTTTTGTTGCTCAACCGTCCTCTTTTGTATATAGAAAGCATGATGCTGTAAGTTAGGCTCTCAATCAGTATTAGAAGCTACTGTTGGTGGCATTATGTGGTATTGAGGAAAAACCACAAGACTTATATGCACCTATTTGCAATAATTATCTCCACATAGTCCAAGAGACTGTGTTGATATTGTATGTTTATAACTTTATTTATGaaccttttttttgtattttaatccaagaccttgaaaataaaaatgcttGCTTACAGAAGAAAGCTTTCTACTTGGAGAATACCTCTAGAAATTACAAGTAGGTGTGTGCCCTCATACCCATACTTGTTAAACCGGTCTATAAATATCTTTGGGATTTCAAATTGGTCTGTTAACTGCGTTATTTCATGGGGAAATATTGATTGCTGTGAAGTTATATTCCAGAAATAGCAATTGGTTTTACCTGTATGGCTCTGTGCGATATGCATTTAATAATAcatgtttcaatttttataatGCATTCTATTTTGGAAATACTTGCCATTGGGATATTTTATGATCTCTAGAGTTTTGAGTAAGAAATTATTTAAAGCTTCCCTCTAATGGATAGAAACTGTTGTGTTGATCAAGAAAAATCCCCAAACGCTtcataaaaagaaatagtgtgtCAGTACTTAAGCTAGTATTGCCTTATCCAGTACTCAAAGACTCCCTTTTGAAAGCTAACAATGCTCTCTTTATAAATTTGGCATTGTTATGTGAATGTGCTTGAATCCcctcaaaaatattatttatttggagattttttgtttgttaattCTATGAGCTTTGCATATCATGTGATTGATCATGTGTTTCATCATGTTTCTCATCATTGTTTGTTTCCATGCTTGCTGTgttttcatcattattcatgcttgaattttgtttgtacttgtATGTAGTATTGTATGCACCTCTATCCAAATTACTGtctgtgaaaatattttcttattgaAATTATCCAAAGTTACATCGAATGAGTGTATTGtctattctttgtttttagttcaaatcttgaaattgaaatgaaatattattattaaagagaTATAATTCTAAATATACATTTGTATCAAGTTGTAAATATAGTGTTTacaaaaattgtaaattatttataGCACAGATTATGTAGATGCAAAATTTGTGTATGTGAATGggatatttttttgaatatgggttttgtttctcttttttatgCTAAGCAGTCTCTGAAGTTATAACTGTGTAGTATGATAACTAAAGCAATCAAGTTGTTTTGACCACAATTTGATGTTGTTTATCTTCTTGTCTCTGTGTACATCGTTGTAGAGGTATGGTATATTGTAGAAGGGGGAAAAagtctcaactatggaaagctacGAGTGTCATAATACTTCATCTGGGAGATACAGTTGCTGTCTAATTTGTTAACTAAAACTACAACATTAAAAACGAGAGGTTTCATTGGTCAGGACATAAAAATTCTTCACTGTTTTGTTTTGAGTTACAATTCAGAAATGCAAGTGTTTGAGTCAGAAACTATCACAATGAAATACTAAGAGGTTTCCGATTTTAGAGTACCGGTATATTTTGAGTATTAAATGTAGATGCATTTTAAATAATTGTGtcactggctttccatagttaagtGTCATGGGATCAATCACAAGTTTTTGTGATACAGGTCCCACTAAGTTCCAATGCCTTGTACAAGCACTGTCTGTATCATTGGTAGGGTACAAAAACAAAGCCCttggccccatcttacaaagagttacgattaagccaatcaatcataactctatgaaatccatcagtgttaGAATTTTTtcgacaggaaatttgcaaaatgtccttttaaacaaaggagaacacaccaaattgtcaagaaatcaatgaatttatggatatacattcataactagaaattttttgaacaaacatgcatttcatatgttgactttgctggctttccatagttgcgattgattggatcaatcacaactctttgtaagacgggccccagaaaAAAGTGTGTTTAAATATCACTAACATTGGCTTACAAAAATAAAGAACCAAGTTTATTTATATTGTTCTTTCCTTCATAAACTGGAGTGTTATGCTACAacatatttcttcattttgtaaGCTCAATATTCAGTCATAGATAATTTGAAAATGgtgttataaaaaaatgttcctAACCTCTAATACTCCCTTATCCAATTGAACATACTTTCTAGTATATCATGATGAaatcaaaatctttaaaaagttaCTAAATCATTTTACTAATCAGCTTCTTTATGGGTTTGTTGTATTCTTTTATAGGAATGTTTAATTCTTATTGGGATTTGAGAAGTCAGTCACACATAACACTTTTCGAAATTACTCCCAATGTCCAAGAACTTGTTTAATGAATGGTCAACAAAAATTGACGACGAGCACATATGCACTCCTGCCAATTTACATTAATCATTTATTACTCTGGCTTTTTTATTGTCAGAATAGTTCATTATTCCATACTTGATTAGTTTGTTTTCAATGGGTTCAAGAGAGAAAATTCTATTGTTTCATAATGCCTAGCTTACTTTGTTTTTGTCATAGTTTTTCTAGGACATTTCTTTGTCTGATATATCTCATGGAATTAAAAAAGTGTGCCTATACTTTATATGATATACCAAAACTAACTCATTATTATATGCTTTGAAACCtgctatttattattttcatgctCAATTTTTCTTGAATTGCTTTGAACAAGGTTATTGTTAATTgagttttcatttattcaaacaatttatAAGTGCTTTTCACAACATAAAGGAAAGGCCAAGTTTCAGATAAGATCATTATTTGCAGTTTTGtaattctaatttttttctcttcatgaTGTAAATGTATGATTGAAGAATATCAAGTTAAAGAAAAGAACAcagttttcatcattttataaattacaaaagcAAAGTTTCTTGTTATATAACAAATCAACAAGAATCGCaagtttttgtttattaattttgtttctccATGGATTTTCCTTTCCGTGATATGACGTGTGATTTTCCATTTCACAGTACACTATCAGGTACAATGGTTTCAAAAGAGCTGTATTTTCAAGTTTCTTGTCATCTTTAACTGATTCTTCCACTTTAAGATATGAcattttttgttattcatttgtttcatttgattttttaaaacagtTTTTTGAAGTGTTTGTATCAGAACATGTACCTAGATGGAATCTCATAACTTGCCAAACATTATTAAGATGCCTTTGAAGTTTTCAACACTCTTTTTTCACTGTGTGTAAGTATGATAAATACAATGCAGGCATTCCAGCCTATATAATGCTAGTATTTACATACATGTTTGGTgtcttaataaaaaatatgttgtcaGAAACTAGAATActtcacaccccccccccctcctcaatCCTGTCTATTTTGTAGCTGCagaaacattttaaaacaagaattctcCTTCTGCCTGGTCAACCTGGTTAATCACCGCAGGCATCATTACACATTTAAGGAACCAACTGGTATTTGGAGGGCAAATAAAGCAGTTTGATATTAAGAGCAAAATACAGTTGACTCCCCTGTTGATTGCAGGGCAGATAGATGCTATCTAATTCTAAACGTAGCCTTGAAAGTGTACGTTGAACAATGCAAACTGAAAAAGGGTATTGTGAAACtaattcatttgtattttcacTTAATAATATACTTGTATAATACATAAATTtcacctattattttcctgaaaatttaacCATCTTTGTATTGAAAACAATCTGATGCTGCACATATGTGATATTCTAGGAAAGCAACACAGATTCCCTTGTAATAACTTCTTCATATAATTTGCATTGGTGCACAGGATTGATATTTCTGTGGGAGTTTAAAGAGAAAATTCATTTATCCCATTGTATTTATGTTGAAGAGACTTATCCttgatatttaatttatttaaaatagtTTTATGTAAATTACTTGTTAGCTGCTACATGTAGATGCCATAGTAGGTTAATGCAAATGTGTTTATTTAAGATAACAGAATTGGCAAATTTCTTGTATATTGTTCTTATAAGTGAAACAATTATTGTACCATTTTTTCAAATGCATCGACTTATGGAGAAAGTATATATGGGACTTTTACATCTATTGCAAAGTGTTCTTTGAGATTTTAAtggaaataaaatacatgaatctTGTTTGCAATGGTTTGCTTTGGTGTGTTTCTTTTTATGTTCCGATAGCCAATTACAACAAAGTAGATAAAAGGAAATACCTCAACTGCACATTGTTGAGTTACTTCAGGTATGGTGTTGTCATAAAACTAACACTTATAAAATgaggctggtgttgggatttgCCTCAATCAGAACTGAGCCATCAATGATTTGATCGTCATTGAATTTCCTAAATCTAAACATTTGTTTAGCTCACTTAAGCACCTTCAATCACTCTCTTAACACCAATATGAAAGCATACACTTATTTCTGCACCAACACAACACCCTACCTGAAGGCACCCATTTTGGAGTCAAGGCATTTCCATACCAATTCAAGTATGAGGTTTGAATCCTACCATATTTTGCAAAACATTGTTACCCCACTTAACCAAGGTGCAGTAAGTGTAGGGATTATAGTACTCTTTTGTCCAAGGAAATACAGAGAGACCTGtttaaatttgataaatgattctattatttttctgctattggAGAGATTATCCAGAGGtttcagaaaaatgttaaaattggTAGGGAGGGGATGCCCCCAACACACTGTGGCCcatgttatcattatttctatgaTTATATGTAATGTCCTTCTCAATAGAATCTTAACAAAAAGTTTTGTAAATAAATTCATGATCCAAGTATAATGTAAGTTTATTAAATCAAACATTAAGTttgattgaaaaatagtatttacagattaaaaaaaagtgaaagaaaatacaaaaataacaacAGAAGATTGTAGCATGGCCATACTTCATAAATTAGtttattgtaattataaattCAAAGCTAATTATGGCAAAagtcaaattgatatttttgtagAAAAACTACAATTTTCTGTTACTTAATTGCGGTTCTATTATAATTacctattttatttctttcgcCAAATCaggaaaaattatttatttacaagggGAGGGAGATACGTGTATACTAGAAAAATAGATCAACCATTATCACAATCAATCTTAATTGTTCCAACTTACAACTGGAGTAACAATATTTTGTAGCCTATGGTTTCATAACTACCATTGTTCTTAGTTacagcatacatgtacttatagGTATAAAGGTATACTTTAAAGTTTATGTATAACTGAGGAGGGGCATGAAGGGAGTGTTGAATTGgcttagaggaaaaaaaattaaagtctGGTACTCTGGTTACTTTTAATCCTCCCCCACTCTATACCAAAACAATTCCATATGCTGTTACTGCTGGTCATTTTGATTGCAATACATAGCCACaaatgatgtcacaaataaaaGACAGAAAACTGGCAAAGTAACAACTTAAATACGAACATCATTTGaacaatatattgaaaataccATTGACCAATTATGAGGCCAATGATACCCAAAGAAAACATGTTCCTATTATAAGTTTCTCCCACACTCCCATATCTAAATATACCAACGTGCATGAAGGTCATGGAAAAagtcatgaaaacaaaaataaattgattcagAGAAGCAAGTGAAAGTTCATCAAAGAATGACAAAATGTCATCTGTTtttacccctcccccttctccctCAAGCTAATTGAAACTCACTTCAAGGTGTGTCAGAAAATTGTTCACCTAACAATGACAGGATGCATCCTGTTGTTTGCCTTACAGGTAGGTGAATATTACTCAGTCTAATAAAATGTTCATTTAACAATGACAAGATGCAGGTTGTTGTCTGCCCACAAATCTTACTTAAATGTGTCtcataaatatgttcatttgaCGATGATAAGATGTAATCTATTCTTAGCCCACCAGTTTGGTCCCCATTCCTCAGCTTCCTTGCTGTCTTCCTCACAAATCATCTCAATACTACAATGCTCCCCTGTAACAAtgacagaaataaataaataaacaaatgaatgaacgaatgaataaataaataaataattaaatgaatgaatgaataaatagataaataaataaataaatgggaaTAACTGTATTCCTTGCATACATATCTGCAAGTTAGTAGCCAAATTTTGCTATTTTAATCTGGTGGTGATATGCATCTATCCTTTTGGTGATAGCAAGTATAGATTGACTTTTATATTCTCGTAATaagctggtttttttttttactatagcCAAGCCAAGGTGGTGGCTGAAAAACTTCAAACAAAAGAGTGACTTCATCAAATACCATAGTTTGCTTATTAATTTTGAGGAGGAATACAGGGTACCTCTCTGTCAAGGTGAATTTTGGGACAAATTTTcagttaaaaataatgattctcagaatcttatatgaataattgtttGAGTAATGAGAAAATGTATGGCTTTATTAACTGACACAAACAGAGCACAGAAATATGCTGTCATTTGCAGATCAATAGGTGTAACTTAAGAGACATAATATATCTCACTATGTAAAACCATTTTAATTtcccctttttccttttttttgggggggaggtaGCCTTGTTGTCTTCCCAGCCCATATCATACATACCGTACATCTTCTGAAAGTCTTCTTCTTCAACCGGACGATATGGGTCTTCATCGTGGTCTGGACTGAGATGCTCATGTCCATGATGGTGGTCGTTTGTATACTTATGATTGCCATCATGTTGTTGATCTTGGCAGTGGTCATGAGGGGGATCATTGCTGTGATCAACACCATATTTGCAGATATAGCTTCCTGTTTCAAGTTGACCATGTTCATGGTCCTCTTCTGTCAGTAaatggaatgaaaatgaaaataactcCTTTAAAGCTCTTTAAATATAAAATCGAAAACATTGAAGTATGTTACATTCAAATGCATATTCACTTAAGAGAAACTGAGACAAAGGAtagattttcaaatttctttggAATGATTGCATGAGGAAAGGATgagatctggggcccgtcttacaaagacctacgattgatccgatcaatcgcaactatggaaagccagtgaAGTCAACATATACAAtgaatgtttgttaaaaaaaattctagatatgaatgcatatccataaattaattgatttcttgacaatttggtgtgttctacAAAGGacatttgcaaatttcctgcagaaaaaattatgacgctaatggatttccatagagttaccattgattggatcaatcgtaactctttgtaagacggggtccagAACTGTGTGGGAAAGAGAGATCCAGAGATGAGGTGCAGCAGCAAAGAATGTTCTATCACTTCATATCCTTTTCGTTCTGgattattttaatttgatttactAGTAATTAGCAGAACAAAGACTGATACATGTAGTAGAAGAGGGATGAATATAAGAGaggaaatataatatatatgttaCCTACAGGTTAATAGTTCCTACCTTCTATCTCTCTAAAGGTGAATGTTTCAGCAAGTATTCTTCCTCCAGGATTGAGAGAAGATAGAATGATCTCAGCATAgctgtaaaaaaattaaaaagtcttctttaatgaaataaaatctgcATGTCTCCAGTTTGTTATGCGTGGATATGTCAATTTTAGTCAACTTATGATCATACTGTATAAAGCTACGACCTAGTGatcatttattcaaatatttctgTAAATTTGATGGGTGTAAATTTGTTGTTTAAGACACATTTGAAGGTAATTGTGATGAATACGGTAGGcctaaaaagaaacaaaacaagattGAGAAGTTTTCCCACAATGTGATATGCACTAAAAAGGAATAGAAATACTTTCCCTATCATGCTTGAAGCTTGGTCACTACCGAGTATATTTAGGTCCAATGACAGAAACCTTCTCAAAAATATATATGCTTGTTTTTAAGATGCAACGATCCATAATAGTTTTGCCATGAAGTGCGCTATAATAGAAATCAGAAACCAAGGTAAACCATGCTTACCCTATAAGTTTTCTGATACATTAGAACATGATAAACATACTACCATGACACCAAAATGAAAGAACTAAATCTCTCTGTATTAGACCTGATAAACTTACTCTTTCCTCTCTGCTGGAGGTATATCTGTCATAGCACCACAATCCCAGACACAGTCAACCTTTCCCACAAGACTCCTGAAAAATCATGTAATGCGaacaatttcacattttaccaaaaagaacaataaaaagtatagttaattatgattaaatgattaatgtttTTCTCTCAACTAAGAATGAAAATGTTGGACAGGGTTTAATAATTGATACTCacatatccatttcaaagatgTTACATCTGTACAAAGAAAGCTTCTTGTCTTTACTctgcaaaaagaaaagaagtcaaacaaaataaaaaagagattgTAACTCCATTGCCTTGGTCATAAGacgaggaagaagaggagaggaaaagaagttgaaaaggaagtagaataatgataaaaacatcTAAGCAGAGCTGGAAAATGTGACTGATAACTTTCATGCACTTCCTTGAAAACATGAAAGTTTGTTTGCCCACAAATTCTAATGTTAAAGCTGCTGATCAATCTAGCAATACCTTTCTCTTGTGATATAAAaatccaaacattttttttgtcctaATGCAAAAATTCTgatcaatgttatttattaaaaaaaaagatgcactATAAAGCTAAGATAATTCTATATAGCACATCGTGTACTGAATATATTCAGTGCAACTTCAAAAGTTATCTTATTATTCACAGAATCTGCCCttttgaatcaaaattaatacaaaTGTCTCCCTAACCCCACTTTACCTTGTAGCATTTGCCGTCATTGATGCAGGATACAGGAGTTGTGGTGTAACTAATCCGGTGTCGATCAAGAAAGAGCTGCAGTGCTTTATTCACTAGTTCCAGACCTATTACTTCATGACCTTCATCAATCAACCTTAAGTGGAACAGCAAAGAAACAATGAAACGGacatagaaaaatgaaaaattcatgTAAAGAAATGCACAATTGCAACCCATGATAGTTttgaacacatacatgtatttaatgtgACAGGGTTTTGGTTTGATATTTTGTGTTGTGTCAAGTTTTGTTTGGATTATTTACAGACTTTTCAACTGAATTAATAGCAATTGGAGTAAATGTGTCATTGAGCTGACATTGAAATGAAGCAAGATCAGTTCTGGCCAACAAAATTATGAGCCCTGACATTgaataatcaagaaaaaaaacctaaatCTCTTATGATTGCAAGTTCTTCCTCTTTGATCTCGCCTATCTCTCCCcaattctctcttttttattattcctaTTCGTTCCTGTTTCCTTCTAATGTTATTCCTATCAGTATCATCATTAACACACTTTAATACCCTCTACAAATCATGATATGAATTATATTTGTATGAATATGGCAACTAATATTAGTTAAATTACTTACCATTGCATGTCTCTAGTGGCCCCACACATTGGAACTAGTATCCGACAATTTGGTTTCTCTCCAGTCAACTTGTTGATGTATTCTTTCAGCCacctaaaattattttcaaacatctTCCGAAATAAATTGCATATACAAAGAAGGTATCTTCATGCAAGCATATATACTTGAAGCAAACATATTTCAGAAAAGATTCTTCAttctgataataatatttagccatacaataataattatatctgcactctaaaaaatattgggtaaaaatgctccatgagggtaattatgtgtccaatcaACATTGGGCATaaatttcttttgggcatttttatttatcctgTGTGATGAagattttgcccattctaaagtaattgctgcttattttttaaccttactggacaatatgcttcccgcattgggtaaaatactgccccaaaatggttggacacataattaccctcgtgctggttaaaattttacccaatattttttacagtgtgtaaaaaaaaaaatattatatgttAACCATTTAGAAACTCAGGTTCTGCTGATTATAAGCACTATATAAGTTGAAATATGATTAATCTTGGCACACCCTTTACTCATTGGAGCTTGatattataactattattaaTCTTTATGAAATTGCTTACTTGCTAACCTCCCTATTAGCATCCTTACAATCACCTTCATACCATGCAGCCTGCCATTCATTCTCTACAGCCTGACGTCCAGCGGTCACATAATCCCTAATGCATTCATGTGATTCACTGTCAGCCATGTTTTATACTGCTTTACAAGCTGTTAAAAGATAAAGACAAGTATTGAGtactggaagaaaaaaaagtgaataaaatcaATGATCTTCTATGCATCAAAatcaatgtatatttttattttctatgaaatttggagagagatgaaaaaaaaaaattattcatggATCGATATTCATGTCAATTTTCCATTCTTACCCAGaacaatactaaaaaaaaaaaaagaaacctagTAGGCCTACCTAATTTACAAGTCTTActttgatgaaatattgattcAATATACTGTACGTCTACCAATCTAATAAACTTGTCATTTAACAAATAGAACATATCAGAAATCTCCTTTGTACCAAAGACAAAATGATTGTCATATTCAGTACTCCAGATCAAAAATAACATTGGggatttttgtaaaataaaatcattcataattaacTTTCATCCATatacatttgtaaataatttacaaaatgacATGTAAATCACATTGCTTCAtacagtcagacggcaggtccaaagaaagtggcttctttcatccaagtgatattcatgacttgagatgttttgcatatttaatgagcttgatgcggaccaaaacacctcttttcattcggtcattgctgctctaattgtgcatcgattttcatgattttggtatcattgtaaagaagaatcattctttcaggtcatgtgtttgaatgtaTTAAaagatgttgtaatataggttaaaattttgatctaaaaaatgctacaaaataattattttcacctgacaaaagctgctattttcacactttatttttgtttgagcccaagtgatttttagatcatgataaagctgaatgtgtatgctttaaaatggtataggtttcaaaataagaattggtttaatcgggttaagatcacacttttcatttgccaagtactaaagcagcttgaaaacaagaatactgcactctgattggtcaaagagaccacacactggcaaattccaacggttccagtgcctgggttcatgggaagggcacacttcccatgtggtaatctcctcaaatacccacgcctgttgttctgtgaaccttatccagccaatcagaactctggatttcatgcaagtacaaaatttcaaaaatctcgtcttgtaccttggtgggaaaagtgtgatcttgacccgattaaaaggtgccgcatatcaagagtggtattg from Lytechinus pictus isolate F3 Inbred chromosome 2, Lp3.0, whole genome shotgun sequence carries:
- the LOC129275090 gene encoding thiopurine S-methyltransferase-like isoform X2 is translated as MADSESHECIRDYVTAGRQAVENEWQAAWWLKEYINKLTGEKPNCRILVPMCGATRDMQWLIDEGHEVIGLELVNKALQLFLDRHRISYTTTPVSCINDGKCYKSKDKKLSLYRCNIFEMDMSLVGKVDCVWDCGAMTDIPPAERKDYAEIILSSLNPGGRILAETFTFREIEEEDHEHGQLETGSYICKYGVDHSNDPPHDHCQDQQHDGNHKYTNDHHHGHEHLSPDHDEDPYRPVEEEDFQKMYGEHCSIEMICEEDSKEAEEWGPNWWAKNRLHLIIVK
- the LOC129275090 gene encoding probable thiopurine S-methyltransferase isoform X1; the protein is MADSESHECIRDYVTAGRQAVENEWQAAWYEGDCKDANREVSKWLKEYINKLTGEKPNCRILVPMCGATRDMQWLIDEGHEVIGLELVNKALQLFLDRHRISYTTTPVSCINDGKCYKSKDKKLSLYRCNIFEMDMSLVGKVDCVWDCGAMTDIPPAERKDYAEIILSSLNPGGRILAETFTFREIEEEDHEHGQLETGSYICKYGVDHSNDPPHDHCQDQQHDGNHKYTNDHHHGHEHLSPDHDEDPYRPVEEEDFQKMYGEHCSIEMICEEDSKEAEEWGPNWWAKNRLHLIIVK